The following is a genomic window from Colletotrichum lupini chromosome 5, complete sequence.
TTGCCTGGCCACCAGGGCGGGCGCGCATCGCCATTCAACGCGGACTGATAGCCTGTCATTGACCCTGTCGCGAATATCGCATTGGTCTTCTTCACTTCGGCAACTCGCGAAAGGATCCGCGAAGCATCTAAGAAGATCCCAGCCAGCCCACTTGCTCAGCTCAGCGGCGAAAAAGTCCGCCGTGTGGGCGCATCTCTACGCAAGCCCGATCTCCGAATTTGAGAGGGGGAACAGGACTTCCAAACCAAAAGAGTCGTTGACCCCCGCGCGCGCACGCAGGTTCGCGCCTTCATCGGCCACCCCCAGACAACGTCGTTCAGGATAAGCTCGCCCACGACTCGATTTGGGGTTTGACATATTCCTTTTTGTCGTGTTCAGCGCGGGGCCGTTAGTTTCGGGGCACTACACCCGTCTCCTGCGGCACAGGACCGTCGCTACTCTGAGATAACCATAGCACACACCCACCCACCACATTTACGCGCAGACGCATACGCGAGCACACCTTTGACACCTTTGCGGAATCGGGATCTTGCGCCATTCATCCACTCTTGCGCCGCGCACGAGTCTCTCTCTGGCTGGTCTGGCGCGGACGCCTGTCCCTGAGCTGGAGCTGGTTTTTTGGACGGACTGTGGACTCGACGTCTTTTTGCTGCTCGATCACTTACCTGACCCTGctcgcgccgccgccgacacAACCTTGACTTATTTGGAGACCCAAAGCCGGAGCTACGGTGTCCCTTTCCTAGCCCAGATTCAGACTTTCGCCGGAACGATATCCACTGACCAGTGTGCGTGCCCCATTTTCGCCACGTTTCGGCGGAGATTTCCTTGGGACACACGAAAGCAAAGTCCTGGTTCCTGGAATAGGGCAGTTGTGGTTCAGTCTCACAGGCGGGGGCAGAGACTATTGTGACTGTGAGGTAACTTGGATGAGAGAGGCGAGCCTCATTTTACGGTTGTCGAATTGAGAGTTCCGACTTGAGCCAAGCAAGCACGAACCCACAAGGCACTCTTTGAAGCGAAAAAAGGACTCCACGAGTTAACGGGGGTTACTTTGAGGGGACGATACCTAATCGGATACTTTGGAACCTCGAATTTGCGACTCCAATACGGATATTGAAGTCAGCAGCGAACCACCACCCCGACGGATGATGAGTCTGACAAACCCGCCATCCGTTGCATCGGGTCCTGGCTCGGTGCGGACAGGCACGCTCAAGAGAAGCGTCCAGGCAGCGTTTGAAGGTGAGTCTTGATGTTTGCTTGTCGGTTACGTTCATCATACACTTCTGCAAACGCTCTCGTCCGTAACTGCCGTTCACTTTTTGCCCCCTTGGCTTCCCAATTTTTGCCCTTTTTTGCGGCTTGCCTGACTCGAGTTGAATGTCAATGTGTCGTTCCGGAAGGCAACCCGAGAGTCAAGCGACAAACATCAGGTGCAACAAGTGAGCGAGCATAGCAGCGGCAAAAGACAAAAATTTGGATGAGGAGTGAAGCTAAAGGCAGCAAGCACACTTGACACTTCAGACTCAAAGTGAGAgaagagagacagagagttCGCACACACGCAGAGCACGCAGAGAGTACCTATTGTACATTTCTTGTTCATCCCGCTGCTTCGCTTCCACCATCCATCCGTTGCGGCTGTCACCgcggccgccgccgtcgcctgCTCGTACCCTATTTGCAAACCCCGTTTCTTTTAATGTATAATCTTATCCACATTTTCTCCACTTGTCGATCGTCGACCACCACCCCGGGTGTTCCATCCGTCTTGTGTATCGAATCGTATCTGGTCGAATGCACCCCCCACTCGCAATCCTGCACGTCTCTTCCTGCACTGCACACACGCTCTCTCACTCACTCCTccactcactctcactctcattcACCACACGCCATACGCCATACACCACACATTCACTTCCACATCCGCGGTCCTAGGCATTGCGCAGTAGTTAGTTTCACGCTCACTCCTCCGCAAGACCCTTTGGATCTTTGAGGAAACGAAGCTCTCGGGAATCGGGGCCATCATTCAGCGGCAGCTCGCCTGTTATTGCTCTTCCACATTTTCGCCTTCGCCCCATTTTCCGAGAATTTTCATACACACCCATTCAGAGACATATCCCAGCACATATCCTCACTGCGTCTCCAAATCCAATCCAATCCAATCCTAATCCCCCTCGACCTCCACCCATCCTATCCCATCCTACCGGGTATCCCGCCGTGAGAAATACAACCTATACCTAACTTTCGGGGGTCCTGCATCTGCCGTCTCCTCATTTTTCCCTTTCCCCACCGCTACCTTGCATCTCACACGATCATTGAGCACTCAGCCGAGAGGAAAAGGGTTCCGGCGCAACTTCGCGAGCTGTGCCGTGCGTGctctgtgtgtgtgtgtgtccaGTGTGTGTTTCGACGGGTGGCAGGCTGCATTCTTCCGCCGGCGCCGCTTCTCTGCCTATTTGCTCTTTAAAGCTTAGAGCCACCCCGCGAACTCCAGCCCACACTGCCTACTGCCTGCCGCAGTCAGCCCCAGACCCAGACCCCGAAGCCTGAACCTGCTGCTCTTGGATCGGCGGTGAGCTTTGCCTGCTTTTGGAGGTGTTCTTCCTGGCGATTGTCACCACGTGTGTTGCTGCTTCCCGAAAGCCTCACCTGATATTCCATCCCTCCTGGTGTATTCGGGATCAAGAGACATGTGTTGTCTGTAGAGCGAGTGCATATTGTGTTTACTCCCTAAATCCTCTCGTCGCTCGCATCGCCTGTCTcatttccctttttttttttttcacaAAAAGGACCTCTCTCACAATCACATATTTTTTCTCAAACATGTGGAGGGGAATAGGCTACGGCGGCCTGCACAGTCATAGCTCTTGTATATGGCATCCTCTCCCAATTTCATCTCTGCTTTTGCTTCTCACTCACTTTCAACCCCGCTGACACATTTTTCACAGACCCAGCAGACCGCGGCCTCGGCCACATCAATTATCAGCCCAAGGTCCGGGTTATCGAGCGATATAAGGTCGTCGGATTCATTAGCTCCGGAACCTATGGCCGCGTCTACAAAGCCCTTGGCCGCCAGGGCCAAACCGGCGAGTTTGCCATCAAGAAGTTCAAGCCCGACAAGGAGGGTGAACAGATTTCGTATACGGGCATTTCTCAGTCTGCCATCCGCGAGATGTCTTTGTGCAGTGAGCTGAAGCATGCCAATGTCATCAAGCTCATCGAAATCATCCTGGAAGACAAGTGCATCTTTATGGTCTTTGAGTATGCCGAGCACGATCTGTTGCAAATCATTCACCACCATACGCAAAACCCTCGCCATCCCATCCCGCCACAGACGGTCAAGAGCATCATGTTCCAGCTCCTCAACGGTTGCCAGTACCTACACGCCAACTGGGTCCTGCACCGCGATCTCAAGCCCGCCAACATCATGGTCACCTCAGCTGGGGAAGTCAAGATTGGCGATCTAGGTCTGGCCCGCCGCTTCGACAAGCCCCTGCACTCCCTCTTCAGCGGCGATAAGGTTGTCGTGACGATCTGGTACCGCGCGCCGGAGCTCATACTCGGGAGTCGCCACTACACCCCCGCCATCGACATGTGGGCCATCGGCTGCATCTTTGCGGAGCTGCTCTCGCTGCGGCCCATCTTCAAGGGCGAGGAGGCCAAGATGGACAGCAAGAAGACGGTGCCCTTCCAGCGGAACCAGATGCAGAAGATTGTCGACATCATGGGCCTGCCGTCCAAGGAGCGCTGGCCGCTGCTGTCCGCCATGCCAGAGTATCCGCAGCTCGCTACGCTGCAGCCGCCCATGACGCCGCATCACCACGGTCACCACGGTCACCACCGCGGACACGGGTACGGTCACCACCCTCCCGCGCCGAGCGGCTCGAATTTGGAAAAGTGGTATTACAGCACTATATCGCAGGGGGCCTCGAGCAGCGCGACGTCGGCGCCGCAAGGTGGAAACGGGGGCGGCGCGCCGCTGGCGAGCTTGGGGGCTGAGGGGTATAAGTTACTCGCGAGCCTGTTGGAGTACGACCCCGTGGAGAGGTTGACTGCGGCCAAGGCGCTGCAGCACCCGTTCTTTTCGACGGGTGATCGGTTGAACGCGCACTGCTTTGAGGGGTTGAAGAATGAGTACCCGCATCGGAGGGTCAGTCAGGATGATAACGATATCCGGACGAGTAGTCTGCCTGGCACCAAGAGGAGCGGGTTGCCTGATGATTCGCTCGCTAGGCCTACGAAGAAGTTGAGGGAGATTTGAAGGTGGCTTGTTGTGTGTTTTGGTCTTGGTGTATGTGGTATGGATCAAGGCATTGGCATGGTACGGCGTTTCCACTGGTGTCATGTGAAAGATATAGACAGTGGTACAATGGCGTTTTTTTGAGGCTGGACTTTTGGGGGATGGGGTTTGCATGAATACCACCATTACACGATTGATAGAGAAATAATTCCAAAGTTTTGAACATGGAGAATGAGTGATTTTTTTTCCTATGTGCTTTGTGATGGCCCTCTGGGTGAGATTTGGTGTTTCTGGAACTGGGAGGCCTGTGGCTAACGGTTGAGAGATGCAATGGACAGATTTGATGGTGGGGTAGGAGAATGGCGTCGATGGGCTATGCATGGTTAAGGGCGGAAGAGATTGAGTCTTATAGGATTGGTAAAGTGGTCATTGAAACGAGAATTCCGGATACGTTGTCTCTTCCCTACGATATCTACCATGACTCGCAGTAGTCATTCAAGTATTATTTGATAAATCCCGTCGTTCCGCTACTATTGAACTGTCAGATGAGGAGTACTTTTAAACCCCAGGATAAGTACAAGAAGTCTGTAATTCATGTAGCTTCAATCTCCTTCATCCATCACGGCTAGCCATAGGGATGACGAATGGGTATATCTAGACATTTCTGTCTGAGTAGGGTGAACTTGACTCTTGGGAAGTCAAAGGCGGGAAAACCGTCTCAATACGAATTCACAGTTGGACTACGATCATGGGAAGCCTAGTGGGCGTAGACGCTGTTGGTCTGGGAATAATGACCCTTGCGCTTGAGTTCCGAGAAATTGTTGGATGGGAGAGCGATTTAACGATTCGAGAATTGTTGCTTGTTGACAGCTGGGAATATATAGATGGGAATGTAAATGGGGATTGCTATTGGCGAGAAAGATCTCGAATAAGATACAACGCCACCAAGAAACCTCTATTTTCGATTAAGGTATTTCGTAATAGTAGTCAAAGGTAAGCCTGTGTATAGCAGCATACCGCGGGCATGGAACTGGCATGTTTTCGTGGTCCCAGTCGTGGTGTTCGTGGTGATAGTTCGGTCAGAAAGTTTCTCCACTTCCACTGCACGAGCATCGGTTAAGAGGACGTGGGCCAGGCTACCAGGCAACTGGATATCTCCGATGAAGGACCTTGGTCGCCAAAGAGCTGCTGCTGGGAGAAGGGATGGGCTTCATGGCAAATTAGACGGGGAAAGATGGCCACCCCGCAAGTGGCAATATCGTGCACTAAGAAAAAAAGTGTCTGAATAGCGCATACCGACGTTGAATGGGGGTCGTGATAACTGCTACGCACCTCCAGATTGATCAACCCGAACGTTGATGAAGTATGACTACTGGCGGAGGGCGATGGAAGTCGCGGTGACACTCAGACGAGCAAAGACACTCACCTCGCAAGTGGTAACGTCATGGACTGAAAGTAGGGGGGGACCATCGGGATACGTGTTTTTGATGCATTTCATATTTGAGAGAATCATGAACCCATTCCCCCGTATCACGCCGCGTAGACTCTAGTTGTTTTTGCGTGGCCGACATAAACCCAGCCGGACCGACGCATGGGGATGATGCAAAAGCCGCATTTGTTTCATCGAATAAGATGCACACAGCCAGAGTTGGAACAAACTCCCCATTTCGGAAAAAATGAAAGGACATCCCCCCCAAGCGGAAGAAGAAACAACCACATTGGCCCAAGACGACATTTTGAATTGTTCTTTTTTGATTGTTCCACCAACGCCGCCCCACGGTCTCTTGCGGATGATCCGGGGAATTCCCCTCGTTTTGTTGGCCTGACCCCAGGCAACAAGGGCGAACCGCTtattccttcttcttcttggcacCCTTGACCTTCGCCGTTCCGCGCAGGGTCTTCTGGCGGTTCTTGCGCTGCTTGCCTGTAGAGCGCGAGTAGTGTTAGTTGTCAATGCTTGATGTGGGAGGGTGTTATCAGATTCGCCACCGCGACCTGTATCACGACAAAGGTTCGGGACAGACGAAAAGAGTCTTGTCCCGATACCCAGCGATACGATAATGCTGCGGTGGCAAAGTGCTGACTGGAGGCTCGACGTACGCTGCTGTCTGCTGGCCTTCTCGATCTTGCTGGCGAAGCCAACGCGGACCAGTCTGTAGTGGGGCTCGAACTTCTTCATGGCCTCGGGGGAGTCGTAGACGAGGGCGAAACCAGTGGTCTTGCCGCCACCGAACTGGGTGCGGAGACCGAAGACGTTGATCTGGTCCTTGGTGGCCTTGTACAAGGAGCCGAGCTTCTCGCGGAGCTCATCCTTGGAGATGTTGGCGCGGCCGGGGTGGAGGATATCACTTTGAGAAGACCGTCAGCATGCAGTTCCTCTGTCTCTCGAAATTCCCATTGACAAAGTCCCATCGAGTCCATCCATCGCGCGCGCGTCCGTCCGTTTCCCAATCCGAGTCTCGATCCAGTCGTTGTCGATATATCGCAGTGTCGATTGTTGGTGTtcctcctctcctcctcccaTTCGATATATCCTTTCGTACGCGCGCGATTCTCTCTTGGGGGAAAATGATGATAAATCTGGAGGGGCAAACTCACACGACCATCTGCTTACGGCCAAGCAGGGGGTTACGGATGAACTTGCGAGTTCGCAGGGTGACGGGGGTGTCGACGTCCGCCATCTTGTCGGTCGGGGGGCTGATCTGTCTGTCGAGATGGGTTGGCGCTGAGACAGAAGAGTCGAAAGGTGTGATATCGTCAAATTCGAGAGGTTTGTGACGGGGCTACAGACGTGAATTTTCCTGGGCGGGGATTGGTGTCGCTTAATGGGTGGGCAAGCCCTAGAAAGTGCCTCAGGATCCGCCGCACCTGCCTGGGTCGAAAAATGGAAAGTCACGTGGGGTCAGTGGACGCACGGGCCAGTATGTTTTTTGGAATTGGTCATGTGATGTTTGGCTTCCCAGGCACTGTGTTTGCACCGTGGTCGACGTTCCTCTGAGTCAGCATCCAACCCTTGCGCATTTTGTGCACTGCAAACCAGAGATCAAGAGCATTTCCAACTTCAAGCTCCGACTATCACCGTCTTTTCAATAACTCATGTCTCTGGGATTTTGCTGATGGAACCCGCAGGACCCTTTGTCCTCGGAAATGAGCTCCTCATGCAAAATCTCATATCTTGGCCAGACGATCATCTCTCTCCGTAAAAGACAAATCGGACCATCATCCAGAACTGAGGCTCTACACTACACCGAATCAGGCAACATACGATATTTATCAGAGTTTCACATCACCAACCCCAATCATGGCCGGAACCCAACGCATATCAGAGTCCGTGGACCGCTTCTGTTACCAGTATCTTCAACTGGAGCCAACACTTGAGTATCCTACGGCGGAGATCATTCGTGAAGCCTCCGCCCAAGATACCATTTACAAGAAACTCTTCTCGGATGAAGCACCACGTTATAGCCCTCCTGCAAGATATCGTCTCCGGGTTCTAAAGGAACTGGTCGCCAGGATAGAGTCCAGCATCGAAGACTGGGACCAACATGTAAGTCTTGACTCCCTGTAAACGGCGCCGTGGCATGACGTTCTGCTGCCAGCTACCGGCATATTCTAACTATGACCAGGATGTTTCCGAGGATCTCATGACGGTCTTGTCCGAATCTCTCGCGACTCCAGTCCCATCTGAGGTGTCCTCTGCCCAGCAGAAATCCTACGTCACGTATCACCTGAGTGGTCTTGAGCAGAGCCCCCGGTCACAGCACTCGCCTTCCCCTGACATCACACTGCTTGAGGCCCGCTCGCTGATCTCTGCCTCTGGCACCACGGGTCTCCGAACTTGGGAAGCCGCGCTGCATCTAGGGCAGTTCCTGTGTGAAGACCCAAATCTCGTCAAGGGAAAGCGAGTTCTCGAACTCGGTGCAGGTACTGGATACCTGGCGATCCTCTGCGTCAAACATCTCGGCGCCACGCACGTTGTCGCTTCCGATGGATCTGATGATGTGATCAACAACCTACCAGAGAGCTTCTTCCTCAACGAACTGCAAGAAAGTACGCTTATCAGACCAATGGAATTGCGATGGGGACATGCTCTCGTGGGGACAGAGGACCAGAAGTGGAACAACGGCGAGAGCGTTGACGTTGTGATCGGAGCAGATATCACCTATGACCAGAGCATCATCCCGGCCCTCATCGCAACCGTCGAGGAACTATTTGCCCTATTTCCTGCCGTGCAGGTTTTGATATCCGCGACGCAGCGGAACGAGGTCACGTTCGAGGCCTTTTGTAGCCTTTGCCGTCAGCGTGAGATGGGCTTGAGCTACATCGAGTTTCCTATACCACCGAGGGAACAGCAAAAAGGACCGTTCTATAACGACAGCGTACCTATTCGGATTTGCCGACTCTCAGCACCGCCAACCACCAGGGCGCTGTGGTGAGGCGGCATGTCAGGCGAGGCGTGATACCTTGACCACGAACACAGCGCATTTCTATCAGCTTTGGCCATTGATCATGATCAAATAATCACACATCAAACGGAGACCCGTTTATTTTTACACGGACTTTGTCGAACACGAAAAGGCACGCGCGCAGTCTGGTGTAGCATAAAGTTCAGAGCGCCATGTCGGTTTTCTCTTTTTGTGGCGAGTTTGCCTTCGCACCCCACCATTGAATACGTTGCTTAGTGAGCAGCATCATAACAAGCAGGCCGTAGTGTAAGGTGCAGTAAATACCCGTAAACAATCAGGAGAGTTCACGGGCAAAAGTAGCTCGCTGTAATACTTCGGGGTTGCATTCCACCACGCAGCCTGTAGGGAGGGCCAACAAGGGTCTGCGATGACTTGCGTGGCTACTACGCAGGTCACAAACAAAATCAGGGTCCAAGCCGAGCTCCGGAGCAGGCGATTCGTCGTCTCACTAACAGCAAGCCCCCCGAAAACCTAGGATGTGCAGATACCTACTGCGAAGAGGGAAGTGGTGAGTTGACCTTGGATCAGGCGCCTCGAATACCTAGCGAATAACACTCGTCCTTGGGACAAACGACGAAGAGTCGGAACTGTACTCAGGCCACGGCTAAGACCGAAGTCACAACTATGAAGATGCACCCCAAGTTTACAATCATCATGCCACCATGAACAAGATTCATTGGGAATTCTGGGGACCAGTCGATTATCATGTTATTGCCTGTCAACCTCATGCACACCCCAGTGCCAGCTTCCCCGCATTCTGGGTCCAAGAACGAATGGTCTGATGCTTCGGCAGTCTCAGGACGCGGAGAGAGTTGGAAGGCACCGGATGCGTTCTGAGATGAGGGGTCACCTTGTTCGATGGCCACCCTCGGTCTGCACCCCAGAAACTCAATTCGACGCGGAAAGCTTTGTTGAGTACATAGAAATGGACTTTACGTAAGGCTCAGGCGCTTCGCTGGCAACCGGGAACGGACATGACGCTCCGGCTGGTTCGTGAACAACGAAACGACCTTTTGATGGGCCAGCTGGACGTCATCTTGTCGATTTCCAGATATGTGGCTGAAAGTACGATCAGAAAAATGAAGGATGGCAAACACCACGCAAGCAAGCTCAGTCACAGTGACGTTAGGGGTTGGTCGTGTGGCTCGCACGAAGGAGCTGACCCCTGCACATCGGCCAAAATGCCAAAAGCCTTGGGGCGCTTCATAATTGGGCGGACTGGCATTTTCCAGAGCACAAGCGTATTGCCAATACACCGAGACTCTGGTCTGGCCCTTGATGATTCCTCACTTGCAAGGTATTCAGAGAACGGGGAGTGAGCATGGCCTCCTGGAGGTCAATACAGAGAAGCGGGAACGAAGAAATGCGGAGACGAGCAGGGCACCGTGAAGCGGTTGAAACGAGGCTATGAAGTCATCGCATCCGCCGAGGATGAGCATCAAAATGTCTCGGCTCGAAAGGGCCGGCGCTGGCCCTACGAGAAAAGATCGGTCAGTTGATTGTGTGCTAGTACTCAGGAGGGTGTGGTCCGCGACTTGTCAAAACATGCTTGGATCGACCGCCAGCCGCTATTCCTTCTGTTGGGACCCGAAAGCCGCCTTCTCTGCAAGGTACGAACCCCGTGCCTCCAGGCTCTTGGTCTTGTGGTTGCGGTTAGGTTGCGTACGCTGTCCGTCGATCGCAGAGCCTGGACTGTCAGAGCTACCTGGCGCCAACCGATCATTTGACGATGAAGCAAACCCCAAGACTTGGTCGAGCTACGTATACAGGCGCCAGTAAACCGAACTGAGAAGGTGAAGTTCTCTCCGGACGTATGTCCGGTTGCATACCCACTTTCGACCTCGGTGTTGAACCACCACAACCCCATGGTACCCATCCCATGCACCCACACACGAGGTTGATTTACCTCCGACCTGTCAGAAGTTCAGAACCGAAGTATCTTATCGCCCCCGAGCCGCGCGGTGTGTACACCTTTCAGACACTCACCGTTCAGCCGTTTTTCTTGGGGGCCGTCATATTTCCCGCCAGTCTCGACCCTGGGCTGTATTTGAGATCATAGACCAACCATATGGCTGAACGAAGGCGTTCCGCCCAAGGGATCTCCCGCGACACGAAGTGTGAGCTTTCATCTAAAATGAGAGCAAGAAACCGGATCCTACCCTTGCGCTTGCGGGAAGACCTAACACCTTCCAGCATTGGCCACACTCTGTCTGTTCGGAAACGTGTGCCGGCCGGGGAGCTTCCATTCAAAGCGAGTGCTAATCAGCGGGCCCATGAGCCATGGGCAATACCTAACCTGGGGCCACCAAAGAAACAACAGAAAAAGAAATTGCCCGACGAATACCTCATCGGGGTAAAACCAGGCTGGAAAACGTGGGATTGAAATTCGTACCTATGTGAGACCCCAAGCGGTGATGAGCCACATGGGCTTTTCTAAGGCACGTACGTCACTTGTGCTCAGAATCATTTCGTTAGGGATGAGACCTATCCAGAGTTACCTACATAATGCCACCAGCCTCATCAGCGTCAAGCCCCCTCTCGACACAGAGTTCACATACAAGTCATCTATACCAGACCTCGACGAGACATTGTTGATTATCGCCAGTCTTCCCTGCATTGCTATGTATCACTGTGATATAACTTGGATCACCCCCGAACGACCCTCGGAAAACCAGCAAAAACTTGAACACGGACCACAATTCCTGCATCAACAGCGACAATCACGAGAACAAGAGGCCGTCTCCGCAGACACGAGAACGCATAGCCACCGGCCTGCGCAGCATCAGCAACAGCATAAACAACGCAATCATCAGCTCAGCTTCGTGAACTTCCTAGTCTCCAAAAGCCGCGGGCAAGAGCTGAAAGAGACCCGGTTACCGTTTGCCAGAGACTTTCTGGCATCACATCATCGGGACGGCAACAACATTGCTAGCGAACACACGAGCGGCCAGCTGAGGTCGATTTCGCTTCCAGAGGTTCTCGCACCTAATCAGCAAAGTCTGTTATCGTCTCTCCCGACCGCATCGTCGGTATCACAATCTTCCCAAGTCGGCACTAGCAGCGCCACGCCGACACGACCCTGCGTATCATCATCACGTCGCCCCTTTGGGTAGGAAACTCGTACCAGGGCGCCAACAACCAGCAAAAAGGACAACCCAAAGATAGCGCTATCGTCTCCGGCGGGCTGCGCTACGGAAAACAGAACAAGGCCTAGCCACAACGTGGACCAACTAGTCGCGGCGTTTCTCGCCCCTGAGCTGCATGAACCAGACGCACGCCGTGGCCGTTCTTATTCTTGTCGGAATAGCGCAATATTGAACAGGTTTATTGCACCACCGACAGCGAACCGGCCTCCACCCTCTCCCCTCCCAGCCTGGGACTGAGTGACTGACCGACCGGTGGCAGCGTCTACGACTTTTGACGCAGCCAGCACGCAACTTGTCAGTCTCTTTTCGCTCCCAGCGGTGCCTCTTCGTATTACGCTGTTGTTCCCACTCTGTTCAGCATCACATCCGGGCTGGACCGGGTCTATTAATTGGACCAGGGGCTGTGGAGAGTATCTCCCTCCACACCCATTTCCCAGACATCCATACCCCCGTCCCATCCCGTCTTACGCTATCGGCCGCCATGATTAGGTAGTCGGGCTCCCCTCATTATCGGTATCATTATCATCACGCACAAATCAGAGGCAGAGACAGACGCACACATCACCGAGACACACTCACACACAACCCAAAAGTTGTCTGTCCAGGGGTTACCTACACCTCCCCTTCCCCAAAAAGCATAACTACCAACTCCAACAAGAGGAGAGGGggaaacaaaaaaaaaaagtttccGGATCTCCTCTGTCACGGACGACGAAAAACACTGCCAACCACTTTCAAGCTAGCAAAGTTTTTAGTTGGTTGGGCTTTGACTCTGCGGCGACAAACCTGAACCGGTCTACCCAAGGCATCGTGGGTTCTCAAAAAGGCTTCCAGACCACCTCTCGGTTGTCGGCCGGCGCCATTACACTCCCCTACGCACTTGGCAACCAAGCTCGCGCACACATATTCTGtcttaattttttttttccaaTTATTCTTTTACTCCTGAATCTTGGTCTTGACTACCGAGTTCATTACCCACCCCCATTATTACCCTGTTTTTCTCTGCAACGCGGGTACTCCGTACGTCGTATATTAGCAGTGGGACTTGTATACACAACCTGAACCGGGACCTGAACATTGTCAACCACATCCCGGCTGGTGGTCAAACGCCGTGTGGCTTGCAGTTTTATTTGGCGCCATTGGACGTGCCATTTCCACGAGGGAGTCCAAGCTTTGATTGCTGTACCTGAGTCTTGCCATATCCTGGAATACCTTATTACACGGCCACACACAGAGAGACGAGATCGGAGACCGGCGACAACGCGATTCTTACTGAGAGTCTCCAGAGTTCTCCTCTTTACGCATCGCCCACGACTCCGCTTATCACTTCCGGGTCATCCACAAgtgcctattaataaaatacaaCCAAGAAGACCAAAAGGCCATCATCAGCTTCGACTACCGGGGAAGCTACCTAGCTGGCTGCGTTATCCTGCATCTGTCTGCATCGAGTCTG
Proteins encoded in this region:
- a CDS encoding serine/threonine-protein kinase SSN3 is translated as MMSLTNPPSVASGPGSVRTGTLKRSVQAAFEDPADRGLGHINYQPKVRVIERYKVVGFISSGTYGRVYKALGRQGQTGEFAIKKFKPDKEGEQISYTGISQSAIREMSLCSELKHANVIKLIEIILEDKCIFMVFEYAEHDLLQIIHHHTQNPRHPIPPQTVKSIMFQLLNGCQYLHANWVLHRDLKPANIMVTSAGEVKIGDLGLARRFDKPLHSLFSGDKVVVTIWYRAPELILGSRHYTPAIDMWAIGCIFAELLSLRPIFKGEEAKMDSKKTVPFQRNQMQKIVDIMGLPSKERWPLLSAMPEYPQLATLQPPMTPHHHGHHGHHRGHGYGHHPPAPSGSNLEKWYYSTISQGASSSATSAPQGGNGGGAPLASLGAEGYKLLASLLEYDPVERLTAAKALQHPFFSTGDRLNAHCFEGLKNEYPHRRVSQDDNDIRTSSLPGTKRSGLPDDSLARPTKKLREI
- a CDS encoding ribosomal protein S24e; the encoded protein is MADVDTPVTLRTRKFIRNPLLGRKQMVVDILHPGRANISKDELREKLGSLYKATKDQINVFGLRTQFGGGKTTGFALVYDSPEAMKKFEPHYRLVRVGFASKIEKASRQQRKQRKNRQKTLRGTAKVKGAKKKKE